One Nonomuraea angiospora DNA segment encodes these proteins:
- a CDS encoding epoxide hydrolase family protein, whose translation MAPTQETTMLQPQPIHVPDDVLADLRRRLELTRWPDDVGNDDWRYGVNGAYLRELVDYWHTGYDWRKAEAAINAYEHYRVEVDGVPVHFMRRPGVGPSPTPLILTHGWPWTFWHWSKVVDPLADPGAHGGDPAEAFDVIVPSFPGFGFSTPLPDHPDMNFWKVADLWHTLMTEVLGHERYAAAGCDVGALVTGQLGHKYAAELHGIHIGSGQKLTLFNGDRAWDLSGGQPIPDGLPADVHARIVELDRRFAVHLAAHVLAPSTLSYGLTDSPAGMLAWILERWVSWSDNGGDIESVFTKDDLLTHAMIFWVSNSIGTSIRTYANNNRYPWTPSHDRQPPVEAPTGITFVGYENPPGVTTDQRVRHFAGSDRGAWYNHVNLTVHDRGGHFIPWEIPAEWVDDLRRTFRGRR comes from the coding sequence ATGGCGCCTACGCAGGAGACGACGATGTTGCAGCCGCAGCCGATCCACGTGCCCGACGACGTGCTCGCCGACCTGCGGCGGCGCCTTGAGCTGACCCGCTGGCCGGACGACGTGGGCAACGACGACTGGCGCTACGGCGTCAACGGGGCCTACCTGCGGGAGCTCGTCGACTACTGGCACACCGGCTACGACTGGCGCAAGGCCGAGGCCGCGATCAACGCCTACGAGCACTACCGCGTCGAGGTGGACGGCGTCCCCGTGCACTTCATGCGCAGGCCGGGCGTGGGCCCGAGCCCGACGCCGCTGATCCTCACCCACGGCTGGCCGTGGACGTTCTGGCACTGGTCCAAGGTCGTCGACCCGCTGGCCGACCCCGGCGCGCACGGCGGCGACCCGGCCGAGGCCTTCGACGTCATCGTCCCCTCGTTCCCCGGCTTCGGCTTCTCCACGCCGCTGCCGGATCACCCGGACATGAACTTCTGGAAGGTCGCCGACCTCTGGCACACCCTCATGACCGAGGTCCTCGGCCACGAGAGGTACGCCGCCGCCGGCTGCGACGTCGGAGCCCTGGTCACGGGCCAGCTCGGGCACAAGTACGCCGCCGAGCTGCACGGCATCCACATCGGCTCCGGGCAGAAGCTCACGCTGTTCAACGGCGACCGGGCCTGGGACCTGAGCGGCGGGCAGCCCATCCCCGACGGCCTGCCCGCCGACGTCCACGCCCGGATCGTCGAGCTGGACAGGCGCTTCGCCGTCCACCTCGCCGCCCATGTCCTGGCCCCGAGCACGCTCTCCTACGGCCTGACCGACTCGCCCGCCGGAATGCTCGCCTGGATCCTGGAGCGCTGGGTCAGCTGGAGCGACAACGGCGGCGACATCGAGTCGGTCTTCACCAAGGACGACCTGCTCACCCACGCCATGATCTTCTGGGTGAGCAACTCGATCGGCACCTCGATCCGCACGTACGCCAACAACAACCGCTACCCCTGGACCCCCTCCCACGACCGGCAGCCGCCCGTCGAGGCCCCCACCGGCATCACCTTCGTCGGCTACGAGAACCCGCCGGGCGTCACCACCGACCAGCGCGTGCGGCACTTCGCCGGCAGCGACCGCGGCGCCTGGTACAACCACGTCAACCTGACCGTCCACGACCGCGGCGGCCACTTCATCCCGTGGGAGATCCCCGCGGAGTGGGTCGACGACCTGCGGCGCACGTTCCGCGGCCGCCGGTAG
- a CDS encoding dioxygenase family protein encodes MSQTPVRFSEERSEDVVAASFAGARDARLRQVLTSLVRHLHAFAKDVELTQAELDAAVGFLTRTGQTCDDTRQEFVLLSDVLGLSMLVDTMANRAPAGATDSTVLGPFHLVDSPPRRLGDAISLVPGGEPTLVTGQVLAAGGHPLPGAVVDVWQADEKGFYDVQRDDVPTGHLRGLFTCDEQGRFAFRTILPAPYPIPDDGPVGELLAAAGRHPYRPAHIHFIAGADGHAPLTTHVFVSESPYLDSDAVFGVKDSLVLDFVRAQDAELAAAYGMTVPFRHAHVELRLRESR; translated from the coding sequence ATGTCACAGACTCCCGTTCGGTTCTCCGAAGAGCGTTCCGAGGACGTCGTCGCGGCGTCGTTCGCCGGCGCCCGCGACGCCCGGCTGCGGCAGGTCCTCACCAGCCTCGTCCGCCACCTGCACGCCTTCGCCAAGGACGTGGAGCTCACCCAGGCCGAGCTCGACGCGGCCGTCGGCTTCCTCACCAGGACCGGGCAGACCTGCGACGACACCCGCCAGGAGTTCGTCCTGCTGTCCGACGTGCTCGGCCTGTCGATGCTCGTGGACACCATGGCCAACCGGGCGCCCGCCGGGGCCACGGACTCCACCGTCCTGGGGCCGTTCCACCTGGTCGACTCCCCGCCGCGGCGGCTCGGCGACGCGATCTCCCTGGTGCCCGGCGGCGAGCCGACGCTCGTGACCGGGCAGGTGCTCGCGGCCGGCGGCCACCCTCTTCCCGGCGCGGTCGTGGACGTCTGGCAGGCCGACGAGAAGGGCTTCTACGACGTCCAGCGGGACGACGTCCCCACCGGGCACCTGCGCGGCCTGTTCACCTGCGACGAGCAGGGACGGTTCGCCTTCCGCACGATCCTTCCCGCCCCGTACCCGATCCCCGACGACGGGCCGGTCGGTGAGCTGCTGGCTGCGGCGGGCCGCCACCCCTACCGGCCGGCGCACATCCACTTCATCGCCGGCGCCGACGGCCACGCGCCGCTCACCACGCACGTCTTCGTCTCCGAGTCCCCCTACCTCGACTCGGACGCGGTGTTCGGCGTCAAGGACAGCCTGGTGCTGGACTTCGTCCGCGCCCAGGACGCGGAACTGGCGGCGGCGTACGGCATGACCGTCCCGTTCCGCCATGCCCACGTGGAGCTGCGGCTGCGCGAGAGCCGGTGA
- a CDS encoding M28 family peptidase gives MEHVPSAAEMLGWIETVVAQGVRRPGYPADAWTERWLAERLAEFGLEVTLEPVEVRRWQPGTGLLRLDDGTSWTGMPLPHTAPTGGLRGRIARPADARPGDIVVDEVTFSELPQSYVKTLATSAYDPEGVFDTLVQTIPFGPRMMEVVEPALAAGAAGFVGALTGLPWETRDYYVPYDAVERPIPALWLSGTDARRLLARLPCEGELIAESATDTVITHNVVATLPGGSPHTVIVASHHDAPWASAVEDASGLALVLATARHWARVPAGERPHNLTFLLTSGHMAHAAGTRAFIDRHRPELAGVVLELHLEHAALRCEAVDGALVPTAEPEVRWWFTTRAPQLEELVAATLEAEDLRRSFVLPPDVFSPMPPTDGAFFHPEGVPLVHFLSAPMYLFDSADTIDKVDVAGLEPLARAAVRIVAGTAGWTPADLRAAASG, from the coding sequence ATGGAGCACGTGCCCTCCGCGGCGGAGATGCTGGGCTGGATCGAGACCGTCGTGGCGCAGGGCGTCCGCCGCCCCGGCTACCCGGCGGACGCGTGGACCGAGCGGTGGCTGGCCGAGCGCCTGGCGGAGTTCGGCCTGGAGGTGACGCTCGAGCCGGTCGAGGTGCGGCGCTGGCAGCCGGGCACCGGGCTGCTGCGCCTCGACGACGGCACCTCGTGGACCGGCATGCCGCTGCCCCACACCGCGCCGACCGGCGGCCTGCGGGGCCGGATCGCCCGGCCGGCCGACGCCCGCCCGGGCGACATCGTCGTGGACGAGGTGACCTTCAGCGAGCTGCCGCAGTCATACGTCAAGACGCTCGCCACCTCGGCGTACGACCCGGAGGGCGTCTTCGACACCCTCGTCCAGACGATCCCGTTCGGCCCGCGGATGATGGAGGTCGTCGAGCCCGCCCTGGCCGCCGGGGCCGCGGGCTTCGTCGGCGCGCTGACCGGCCTCCCCTGGGAGACCCGCGACTACTACGTGCCCTACGACGCGGTCGAGCGCCCCATCCCCGCGCTGTGGCTGTCAGGGACGGACGCCCGCCGGCTCCTGGCCCGCCTCCCGTGCGAGGGCGAGCTGATCGCCGAGTCCGCCACCGACACCGTGATCACCCACAACGTGGTCGCCACCCTCCCGGGGGGCTCGCCCCACACGGTCATCGTCGCCTCGCACCACGACGCCCCCTGGGCCTCGGCCGTGGAGGACGCCTCCGGCCTGGCCCTCGTCCTGGCCACCGCCCGCCACTGGGCCCGCGTCCCGGCCGGGGAACGCCCGCACAACCTGACGTTCCTGCTCACCTCCGGGCACATGGCCCACGCGGCCGGCACCCGCGCCTTCATCGACCGCCACCGGCCGGAGCTGGCCGGCGTCGTGCTCGAACTCCACCTGGAGCACGCCGCGCTCCGCTGCGAGGCGGTGGACGGCGCGCTCGTGCCGACCGCCGAGCCCGAGGTCAGGTGGTGGTTCACGACGCGTGCCCCCCAGCTGGAGGAACTGGTCGCCGCGACGCTGGAGGCGGAGGACCTGCGGCGGTCGTTCGTCCTGCCCCCCGACGTGTTCTCGCCGATGCCGCCGACGGACGGCGCGTTCTTCCATCCCGAGGGGGTGCCGCTGGTGCACTTCCTGTCGGCGCCGATGTACCTGTTCGACTCGGCCGACACGATCGACAAGGTCGACGTGGCGGGGCTGGAGCCGCTGGCCCGCGCGGCCGTCCGGATCGTGGCGGGCACCGCCGGGTGGACCCCGGCGGACCTGCGCGCCGCCGCCTCCGGGTAG
- a CDS encoding poly(ethylene terephthalate) hydrolase family protein codes for MKFVVAAVALVLGLLARPAQAADTIEAHYKVAGPWTVTTADAPGYKLYYPAGLGAGGFKHPIITWGNGTNAVPTQYPGLLNQLASWGFAVVASTDTTTGTGSEMIAAAQYLIDRNTDSSSVFYGKLDVTRVGAVGHSQGAGGSVNTATKSGGIIDTVVPIALPAPIWVSAGDAFHVDQLTCPVLFVSGSSDTIISPNSALQAYYDQVPGAAAKAVLKGAGHNTVQGTGGGFLGYVTAWLMYQLQGDTYARGAFAGASPEINTNAGWQNQVEKNLP; via the coding sequence ATGAAGTTCGTCGTGGCCGCCGTCGCGCTCGTGCTCGGGCTCCTGGCCAGGCCCGCCCAGGCCGCGGACACCATCGAGGCGCACTACAAGGTCGCGGGCCCCTGGACGGTCACGACCGCCGACGCGCCCGGATACAAGCTCTACTACCCGGCCGGCCTCGGGGCGGGCGGCTTCAAGCACCCGATCATCACGTGGGGCAACGGGACCAACGCGGTGCCCACGCAGTACCCGGGGCTGCTCAACCAGCTGGCCTCCTGGGGGTTCGCCGTGGTCGCCTCCACCGACACCACGACGGGCACCGGGTCCGAGATGATCGCCGCGGCCCAGTACCTCATCGACCGGAACACCGACAGCTCCAGCGTCTTCTACGGCAAGCTCGACGTGACCAGGGTCGGCGCGGTCGGCCACTCCCAGGGCGCGGGCGGTTCGGTGAACACCGCCACCAAGTCCGGCGGGATCATCGACACCGTCGTCCCCATCGCGCTGCCCGCCCCGATCTGGGTGAGCGCGGGCGACGCGTTCCACGTGGACCAGCTGACGTGCCCCGTGCTGTTCGTCAGCGGGTCCAGTGACACGATCATCTCCCCGAACTCGGCGCTGCAGGCGTACTACGACCAGGTCCCGGGCGCGGCGGCCAAGGCGGTGCTCAAGGGCGCCGGCCACAACACGGTCCAGGGCACGGGCGGCGGCTTCCTCGGCTACGTGACGGCGTGGCTGATGTACCAGCTCCAGGGCGACACGTACGCGCGCGGCGCCTTCGCGGGCGCCTCCCCCGAGATCAACACCAACGCCGGCTGGCAGAACCAGGTCGAGAAGAACCTTCCTTGA
- a CDS encoding HEAT repeat domain-containing protein: MDVIAEAVELIRNATCPGDHDQAWELVGRAIEDRETAARRGFALARSPDPAERKIGCDLLGSVAQVEESLREPVLLAVLGLVAAETDHAVHASVARALGCTGDERAVPELLRLAEHPDEDVRFYVAWSLPLGRADDDAVIEALIRLSADPEDEVRDWATFALGTQCQADGRAIREALWARVGDQDTEAREEAIAGLARRRDRRVVPPGWRSVRP, encoded by the coding sequence ATGGACGTCATCGCCGAAGCGGTCGAGCTGATCAGGAACGCCACCTGTCCTGGCGACCACGACCAGGCGTGGGAACTCGTGGGCAGGGCCATCGAGGATCGGGAGACCGCGGCCAGGCGGGGTTTCGCGCTGGCGCGGTCGCCCGATCCGGCCGAGCGCAAGATCGGCTGCGACCTGCTGGGCAGCGTGGCGCAGGTCGAGGAGTCCCTGCGGGAGCCGGTGCTGCTCGCGGTCCTGGGGCTGGTCGCGGCCGAGACCGATCATGCCGTGCACGCCTCGGTCGCGCGGGCGCTGGGCTGCACGGGCGACGAGCGGGCCGTGCCCGAGCTGCTGCGCCTGGCCGAGCACCCCGACGAGGACGTGCGCTTCTACGTCGCGTGGTCGCTGCCGCTGGGTCGCGCGGACGACGACGCGGTGATCGAGGCGCTGATCCGGCTGAGCGCCGACCCCGAGGACGAGGTGCGGGACTGGGCGACGTTCGCCCTGGGGACCCAGTGCCAGGCGGACGGCCGGGCGATCCGGGAGGCGCTGTGGGCCCGGGTCGGCGATCAGGACACCGAGGCGCGCGAGGAGGCGATCGCCGGGCTGGCCCGCCGCCGTGACCGCCGCGTCGTGCCGCCGGGTTGGCGATCAGTGCGGCCGTAG
- a CDS encoding phosphotriesterase family protein, translating to MTVRTVLGDVEEIGLTYAHEHFFMTGDWPVRNEPDYRLDSLEAAVAEVTAARRLGLSAVVEMTPLGFGRSPSLMKALAERTGLHVIAVTGFHKSTYYSDAHWLHHYSPGEIAELLVAEIELGMDEYGLVGPLVRRSPARAGAIKIATSYHAFGRGVERLIGAVAAAALRTGVPVVTHCDKGTMGHELLDALASHGVRADRVVLGHIDHNPDAGYLASLAERGAYLAFDRPGRIKYGPDSEIVALVAELAGRGLEHRLLFGMDLARRSYWPGLGGGPGLAYLLERFVPRLEAEGLGEAAKAALIANPRAAFALRPH from the coding sequence GTGACGGTTCGCACGGTGCTGGGGGACGTCGAGGAGATCGGCCTCACCTATGCGCATGAGCACTTTTTCATGACCGGTGACTGGCCCGTCCGCAACGAGCCCGACTACCGGCTCGACTCCCTGGAGGCCGCCGTCGCCGAGGTGACGGCGGCCCGGCGGCTCGGGCTGTCCGCGGTGGTCGAGATGACGCCGCTCGGGTTCGGCCGAAGCCCGTCGCTGATGAAGGCGCTGGCCGAGCGGACCGGGCTGCACGTGATCGCGGTGACCGGCTTCCACAAGAGCACCTACTACAGCGACGCCCACTGGCTGCACCACTACTCGCCCGGCGAGATCGCCGAGCTGCTGGTGGCCGAGATCGAGCTGGGCATGGACGAGTACGGGCTGGTCGGGCCGCTGGTGCGGCGCTCGCCGGCGCGGGCGGGGGCCATCAAGATCGCGACGTCGTACCACGCTTTCGGGCGCGGGGTGGAGCGGCTGATCGGCGCGGTGGCCGCGGCCGCCCTGCGCACCGGCGTGCCGGTCGTCACCCACTGCGACAAGGGCACGATGGGGCACGAGCTGCTGGACGCGCTGGCCTCGCATGGCGTGCGGGCCGATCGGGTGGTGCTCGGGCACATCGACCACAATCCCGACGCCGGATATCTCGCGTCATTGGCGGAGAGGGGGGCGTACCTGGCCTTCGACCGGCCCGGGCGGATCAAGTACGGGCCGGACAGCGAGATCGTCGCGCTCGTCGCCGAGCTGGCCGGGCGCGGGCTGGAGCATCGGCTGCTGTTCGGCATGGACCTGGCGCGGCGGTCGTACTGGCCGGGGCTGGGTGGTGGGCCGGGGCTGGCGTACCTGCTGGAGCGGTTCGTGCCGCGGCTGGAGGCGGAAGGGCTCGGCGAGGCGGCCAAGGCCGCGCTGATCGCCAACCCGCGCGCCGCCTTCGCGCTACGGCCGCACTGA
- a CDS encoding FAD-dependent oxidoreductase — MNVLWEGDVVVAGGGSAGCAAAVAAVRAGASCLLVEPAGFLGGTGVAVLDTFYGFYAPGPVSRRVVGGIGWEVCERLFSAGAAFERPNTYGAGTGVTYEPEELKLVWDELTSGAGVLLHARVCAYVPGAGVEVETVAGRFLVKARVVVDATGDGEVAWRAGATLERPSMRSQPMTATFRLGGVDLSATGTAELHALMADADLPRREGSVHRTVNDGIVHTNLTRVSGLDPTDPFELSRAEREGRAQVREYVRFLRAKVPGYESAVLLSTSVRIGVRESRRLVGRYVLTSDDVLAGRDFPDTIARCGAPIEDHAAGAATRWEYVHDYGTYGIPYRCLLPAEVEGLIVAGRCLSATHDAHASARSMGQCMAMGQAAGTAAALAVQAGVEPAAVDVELLRARLREEGALL; from the coding sequence GTGAACGTCCTGTGGGAAGGCGACGTGGTCGTGGCCGGCGGCGGCAGCGCCGGGTGCGCGGCGGCCGTGGCGGCGGTCCGCGCCGGCGCGTCGTGCCTGCTGGTGGAGCCGGCCGGCTTCCTCGGCGGCACCGGCGTCGCCGTGCTCGACACGTTCTACGGCTTCTACGCCCCCGGCCCGGTCTCGCGGCGGGTCGTCGGCGGGATCGGCTGGGAGGTGTGCGAACGGCTCTTCTCCGCCGGAGCCGCCTTCGAGCGGCCCAACACCTACGGGGCCGGCACCGGCGTCACGTACGAGCCGGAGGAGCTCAAGCTCGTCTGGGACGAGCTCACCTCCGGCGCGGGCGTGCTGCTGCATGCGCGGGTGTGCGCGTACGTGCCGGGGGCCGGGGTCGAGGTGGAGACCGTGGCCGGCCGGTTCCTGGTCAAGGCCCGGGTGGTCGTGGACGCGACGGGCGACGGCGAGGTGGCCTGGCGGGCCGGGGCGACGCTGGAGCGGCCGAGCATGCGGTCGCAGCCGATGACGGCCACGTTCCGGCTGGGCGGGGTGGACCTGTCGGCCACCGGCACGGCCGAGCTGCACGCGCTGATGGCCGACGCCGACCTGCCCAGGCGCGAGGGCTCCGTGCACAGGACCGTCAACGACGGGATCGTGCACACCAACCTGACCAGAGTGAGCGGGCTCGACCCGACCGACCCGTTCGAGCTGTCGCGTGCCGAACGCGAGGGACGTGCGCAGGTGCGGGAGTACGTCCGTTTCCTGCGGGCCAAGGTGCCCGGGTACGAGTCGGCGGTGCTGCTGAGCACGTCCGTGCGGATCGGGGTGCGGGAGTCCCGGCGGCTCGTCGGACGATATGTCCTGACTTCTGATGATGTGTTGGCCGGGAGGGATTTTCCCGACACGATCGCCCGGTGCGGCGCCCCCATCGAGGACCACGCCGCCGGCGCGGCCACCCGGTGGGAGTACGTGCACGACTACGGGACCTACGGGATCCCGTACCGGTGCCTGCTGCCGGCCGAGGTCGAGGGGCTGATCGTCGCGGGGCGGTGCCTGTCGGCCACGCACGACGCGCACGCCTCGGCCCGGTCGATGGGGCAGTGCATGGCGATGGGGCAGGCGGCCGGGACGGCGGCGGCGCTGGCCGTACAGGCCGGGGTGGAGCCCGCGGCGGTGGACGTGGAGCTGCTTCGCGCCCGGCTCCGCGAGGAAGGAGCGCTCCTGTGA